A stretch of the Nakaseomyces glabratus chromosome L, complete sequence genome encodes the following:
- the SET1 gene encoding histone methyltransferase SET1 (CAGL0L12980g~Ortholog(s) have RNA binding, histone methyltransferase activity (H3-K4 specific) activity) codes for MSQYRRYFDESDPNQSRYSSRNGNGSYYQSRGSQRYNYEGQPDESGYRKDYQKSLGAGNGQYNNRQYSRNDNGSSNNVPQGRYTPTEYSSRRSFHHNDAEIKLPSAPSRVQYSYKARNSETKDPNAYRPNHTDQSYIRGRNSNGKSYGPVNIPTGPQQSRIVSNRNHNQHNVSLRPKATVKYKNIEQLTCKYHYFDPVEKVLTHRTEMKKWTEVNKDMPEVGFVVQQETINGQVKSVIKSRKPDEKSTDPRKTTIPNTGNSSTKKKQRTARKCRKELTLVPRISYDKFSLGPPPSTEVVVFAENFSNTQMANIPDISIKNYFRKFGELAHFASYSDPKTALPLHLYLVKYTHPSGKINDSAKAAYQAVKSCQEQKCCILGCNFNVLLNKNNELENIMNKRITVLSKETEKVKLQMEQEKKSALKKSAELNKEEKGILKPLKTIPGDLRPIVNNRPALYISRRFISVMGLRLIDFKSKLKAYKCSRFLEHATGFYIIFNNLEHAKLCMDAESGKLTMASRRKRTTVPINFILIEPFTSRFSKKYKDVPSDSKEKVEIVRYNNKEELIDAASKYIIEDLAKTLHTEIRKTMIGPAVFDTLQPSNFPQLVQKRKEQEELKKADMEKKKAEQAKSKDFNIFNLYASYTNKPKRRQKRYLSDEEAEEELPQKKIKPLAHLLDEVREDSPTSGLESTDDPTEGDNMSTSSSSEDEDDIMDDFQNEDKKDDMFSTPETNEEMDYHHKIDYRTENLIDKEIDDASQVNERYLPSATQFPVTVYPENTYDSEYIDTVSLFDLQDAIKDEEDMEFLKECLPAGEDLEFDDDNGLLEYRIWKIKQMADISQSSTNNELRLNNQTLDKTLFEKNIPFIASEFKHIPEKLKSSYLPHKRRVHEPLNTVSHHNESKEQSPDIAIKEKSVNKADTGEGSLAEISSSRDNRASNRRFQQNIEAQKAATGTESELLSLNQLNKRKKPVTFARSAIHNWGLYALEPINAKEMVIEYVGERIRQPVAEMRERRYIKNGIGSSYLFRIDEHTVIDATKKGGIARFINHCCEPSCTAKIIKVGGKRRIVIYALRDIAANEELTYDYKFERETDAEERLPCLCGAPSCKGFLN; via the coding sequence ATGTCTCAGTACAGGAGATACTTCGATGAGAGTGATCCCAACCAAAGCCGATACTCATCGCGTAATGGTAATGGCAGCTATTACCAATCTCGCGGTAGTCAACGCTATAACTATGAGGGGCAACCTGATGAGTCTGGTTATAGGAAGGACTACCAAAAGAGTTTAGGTGCAGGTAACGGCCAATACAACAACAGGCAGTATTCCAGAAATGACAACGGATCCAGCAACAATGTACCGCAGGGCAGGTACACACCAACCGAGTACAGCAGTAGGAGATCGTTCCATCATAACGATGCTGAAATCAAATTGCCTTCAGCCCCAAGCAGAGTACAGTACAGTTACAAAGCGCGTAACAGTGAAACGAAAGATCCTAACGCGTATCGTCCCAACCATACAGATCAAAGCTATATCCGTGGCAGAAACAGCAATGGTAAGTCATATGGACCTGTAAACATCCCAACGGGCCCTCAGCAGTCACGTATTGTTTCAAACAGAAATCATAACCAACACAATGTCTCACTACGGCCAAAGGCAACAgtcaaatacaaaaatatcGAGCAGCTTACATGTAAATACCATTACTTTGACCCAGTTGAGAAAGTACTAACTCATAGAACGGAGATGAAAAAGTGGACTGAGGTGAACAAAGATATGCCAGAAGTAGGATTTGTTGTTCAGCAAGAAACTATAAATGGTCAAGTGAAATCAGTGATTAAGAGCAGAAAGCCTGATGAAAAATCAACGGATCCTAGAAAAACTACAATTCCAAATACTGGGAActcttcaacaaaaaagaaacaaagaacTGCTCGTAAGTGCAGGAAAGAACTAACGCTGGTTCCTAGAATATCGTATGATAAGTTCTCATTGGGCCCTCCACCGTCAACAGAAGTGGTTGTTTTTGCCGAAAACTTCTCAAATACACAAATGGCCAATATTCCAGATATTTCAATTAAGAACTATTTTCGTAAGTTTGGTGAATTAGCTCATTTTGCATCTTACAGTGACCCGAAGACAGCTTTACCATTGCATCTCTATCTAGTTAAATATACTCATCCGAGTGGGAAGATTAATGATTCTGCAAAAGCAGCTTACCAAGCGGTAAAGAGTTGccaagaacaaaaatgctGCATTCTAGGTTGTAATTTTAATGTTCTCTTGAACAAGAATaatgaacttgaaaatattatgaaTAAGAGAATAACCGTATTATctaaagaaactgaaaaggTTAAACTCCAAATGGAACAGGAGAAGAAATCTGCTTTGAAAAAATCTGCAGAACtgaataaagaagaaaaaggtATATTAAAGCCATTAAAAACTATACCAGGAGATCTCAGACCGATAGTGAATAACAGACCGGCACTTTATATATCGAGGAGGTTTATTTCAGTGATGGGTCTTCGTCTGATAGATTTTAAATCAAAACTTAAGGCTTACAAATGTTCTAGATTCCTAGAACATGCTACCGGattttatattatcttCAATAACCTCGAACATGCCAAATTATGTATGGACGCAGAATCAGGAAAATTAACGATGGCTTCGCGACGGAAAAGGACTACCGTCCCTATCAATTTCATACTAATTGAGCCTTTTACATCCAGATTCTCTaagaaatacaaagatGTTCCATCTGacagcaaagaaaaagtagAGATTGTAAGatacaataataaagaagaattaATTGACGCCGCCTCGAAATACATAATCGAAGATCTGGCAAAAACTCTGCATACCGAGATCAGGAAGACTATGATTGGACCAGCGGTTTTTGATACTCTTCAACCATCTAATTTCCCACAACTCGTCCAAAAAAGGAAGGAGCAGGAAGAACTTAAGAAGGCAGATAtggaaaagaagaaagcagAACAGGCTAAATCTAAagatttcaatattttcaatttatatGCGAGCTACACCAACAAGCCAAAGAGAAGACAAAAAAGATACCTgtctgatgaagaagctgaGGAAGAATTACCCCAGAAAAAGATCAAACCACTTGCGCATCTATTGGATGAAGTTAGAGAAGACTCACCAACGTCCGGACTGGAATCTACAGATGATCCTACTGAAGGAGACAATATGTCTACTTCGTCATCAAGTGAGGACGAAGATGATATTATGGATGATTTTCAAAATGAGGATAAGAAGGATGATATGTTTTCAACTCCAGAAACTAACGAGGAAATGGACTATCATCATAAGATTGATTACAGAACTGAGAATCTTATTGATAAGGAAATTGATGATGCTTCACAAGTCAATGAAAGATATTTACCTTCTGCAACACAGTTCCCTGTTACAGTGTACCCTGAAAACACCTATGATTCTGAGTACATAGATACTGTATCGTTATTTGATCTTCAAGATGCAATTAAGGATGAAGAGGATAtggaatttttgaaagaatgCCTTCCTGCGGGCGAGGATCTggaatttgatgatgacaATGGTTTACTTGAGTATAGGATATGGAAAATTAAGCAAATGGCCGATATTTCACAATCTTCAACTAATAACGAACTGCGTCTCAACAACCAAACTCTTGACAAAACCTTATTTGAGAAAAATATTCCATTTATTGCATCGGAGTTCAAACATATTCctgaaaaattgaaatcatCATACTTGCCTCATAAAAGAAGGGTTCATGAGCCTTTGAATACGGTCAGCCATCATAATGAATCAAAAGAACAGAGCCCTGATATAGctattaaagaaaagagtGTCAATAAAGCTGATACTGGTGAGGGGTCATTGGCTGAGATCTCATCATCTAGAGACAATAGAGCATCCAACAGAAGGTTCCAGCAGAATATTGAAGCTCAGAAAGCTGCCACTGGTACTGAATCAGAGTTACTTTCTTTGAACCAGTTGAATAAGCGAAAGAAACCGGTAACATTTGCAAGGTCAGCTATTCATAACTGGGGCTTATACGCTTTGGAACCCATCAATGCTAAGGAAATGGTTATTGAATATGTTGGTGAAAGAATAAGACAGCCAGTTGCCGAGATGAGAGAAAGGCGCTACATAAAAAACGGTATTGGTTCTAGTTATCTGTTCCGTATTGATGAGCATACTGTTATCGATGCTACGAAGAAAGGTGGTATAGCCAGATTCATTAATCATTGCTGTGAACCTAGTTGTACTGCCAAGATTATTAAAGTTGGTGGTAAGCGTAGGATTGTTATCTATGCCTTACGTGACATTGCAGCTAATGAAGAACTGACCTACGACTACAAATTTGAACGAGAAACCGATGCAGAAGAAAGACTTCCATGCTTATGTGGAGCTCCAAGTTGTAAAGGATTCTTGAATTGA
- the TOM71 gene encoding protein channel TOM71 (CAGL0L12936g~Ortholog(s) have role in protein targeting to mitochondrion and integral component of mitochondrial outer membrane localization): MALLKNRKAVVATVAAVATAAAAASAYYYYSNVRATTEKSKKDKKKKNKKKKKATASEPATSDKAYLTINGDEEKPDMAAMLASSEDQKKVYATALKDKGNALFKEKRFEDAIEFYNHAIKLHEDPVFHSNISACYVSLGDLDKVVESSTRALELKPDYSKALLRRASAYENMGRYQDAMFDISVLSLNGDFNGSSIEPMLERNLNKQALRVLKEDMGIDASVPQAEQPRERQELPSNTSLSSFFGIFKPETEIPAYDESNEADVTLVRGLKALYGATSDGYQLADECFAKAAKLYREQLANNNDAAFKEKAATALEYLGIFDFLKNDLDNSEKNLKEALALHPRVNTYIYLALTMADRGQSEDYFSYFEKAIALDPNNAAVYYHRGQMYFITQNYEKAGEDFKKSKESDPKNIFPYIQLACLAYRENKMAECEKLFEEARKTFPTAPEVPNFYAEILADKGDIDEAVKQYNIAYRLESLQKQIHVGIAPLVGKATILARQPTPENFATISQLLEDACKADPRSEQAKVGLAQLRLQQEKVDEAIELFEEAAKMARTVDEKLQAITFAEATKVQKRIRADPVVSKKVEETLAAYQAQNMF, from the coding sequence ATGGCTTTGTTGAAGAATAGAAAGGCTGTTGTGGCTACTGTTGCCGCAGTGGCTACGGCTGCTGCCGCCGCTAGTGCTTACTACTACTATAGCAACGTTCGTGCCACCACTGAGAAGTCCAAGaaggacaagaagaagaagaacaagaagaagaagaaggctACCGCGTCGGAGCCTGCCACCAGTGACAAGGCTTACCTGACCATCAATGGTGATGAGGAAAAGCCAGATATGGCCGCTATGTTGGCGTCTTCCGAAGATCAAAAGAAGGTCTATGCCACCGCTTTGAAGGACAAAGGTAACGCCTTGTTCAAGGAGAAGAGGTTCGAAGACGCAATTGAGTTCTACAACCACGCCATCAAGCTGCATGAGGACCCAGTGTTCCACTCCAACATCTCGGCCTGTTACGTCTCCCTAGGTGACTTGGACAAAGTGGTCGAGTCCAGTACAAGAGCACTGGAGTTGAAACCCGACTACTCCAAGGCTTTGCTACGTAGAGCCTCCGCCTACGAAAACATGGGTAGATACCAGGACGCTATGTTCGATATCTCCGTACTGTCCTTAAATGGCGACTTTAACGGCAGCTCTATCGAGCCTATGCTAGAACGTAACTTAAACAAGCAAGCATTGCGCGTCCTGAAGGAAGACATGGGTATCGACGCCTCCGTTCCACAAGCCGAACAGCCAAGAGAAAGACAAGAACTTCCATCAAACACTTCGCTTTCCTCTTTCTTCGGTATCTTCAAACCGGAAACTGAGATCCCTGCATATGACGAATCTAACGAAGCTGATGTGACTTTGGTCCGTGGGTTGAAGGCACTATACGGTGCCACCTCCGACGGCTACCAATTGGCTGATGAATGCTTTGCCAAGGCCGCTAAGCTTTACAGAGAACAATTGGCTAACAACAACGACGCTGctttcaaagaaaaggcCGCCACCGCGTTGGAATACCTTGGTATCTTCGACTTCTTGAAAAATGACTTGGATAACTCAGagaaaaacttgaaagagGCTTTGGCTTTGCACCCAAGAGTAAACACTTACATCTACTTGGCTCTAACTATGGCTGACCGTGGCCAATCTGAGGACTACTTCTCCTACTTTGAGAAGGCTATCGCTCTAGATCCAAACAACGCCGCAGTATACTACCACCGTGGTCAAATGTATTTCATCACCCAAAACTACGAAAAGGCCGGCGAGGATTTCAAGAAGTCTAAGGAATCTGATCCAAAGAACATCTTCCCTTACATCCAATTAGCTTGTCTTGCTTACAGAGAAAACAAGATGGCTGAATGTGAAAAGTTGTTTGAAGAGGCTAGAAAGACTTTCCCAACTGCTCCAGAAGTGCCAAACTTCTACGCTGAAATTCTTGCCGACAAGGGTGACATCGACGAAGCCGTTAAGCAGTACAATATTGCATACAGATTGGAAAGCTTGCAAAAGCAAATCCATGTTGGTATCGCTCCATTAGTTGGTAAGGCTACCATCTTGGCTAGACAACCAACTCCAGAAAATTTTGCTACTATTTCTCAATTACTTGAAGATGCCTGCAAGGCTGACCCAAGATCCGAACAAGCTAAGGTTGGTTTGGCCCAACTGAGACTACAACAAGAAAAGGTCGATGAAGCTATTGAACTCTTCGAGGAAGCCGCCAAGATGGCTAGAACTGTTGATGAAAAATTACAAGCAATCACATTCGCTGAAGCCACCAAGGTCCAAAAGAGAATCAGAGCTGATCCAGTTGTTAGCAAGAAGGTCGAAGAAACTTTGGCTGCTTACCAAGCTCAAAACATGTTCtaa
- a CDS encoding uncharacterized protein (CAGL0L12914g~Ortholog of S. cerevisiae : YKL050C and Saccharomyces cerevisiae S288C : YKL050C), with protein sequence MSLISTVDDHTQDTASVASGSSATKKKYNPKVYHDDNQPLSKEAMYRAKLKYGVYNSPISGGVGVGVTDYKAATNKAANVANDNQTTVEAYRRLYVDQGAASAALKVGTEPVREKPDVHAEKFKQNRALNLNYTSAAAKALSVGTEKLFTASEEARHAGQKTYSIVSQVSAASTSRAMDMSKVLKGAERKAESRLKERSEPERKEYVKSYSMTAGAAADYGAAGGAAGAAGAAGAASRSIDLNSDVMARVAKRSELPPKQEGPTEKERNAAKFALGAATAVKDLDPKSMLPEDFAAREQQRQEFVRHMTSQKVLSMAREKVDREMASIDKQQAERRLYDNDSYNRAAVAIAQQNYQNKLNAQSEKAGKINIGGGLFLTPQEVDNIAHGLISPVLGEVSERAEAQRAADTEIATRIATYEKDLSNWKNLQRTKQTNDKNVLEVNSKRIALEKQEAKDAAQKKYDEMIKKMDETVAEKKKQLEAAKQRLEDLQEEMNMKLGMQDQKVEEELQKWDENREKDIEAARLEQEELVKPFQDELDEAEKQHEEFLKERDGIDTEITGLQEAIEGHKKKIEIYEGDIRAHDNMHVEEGGKLENLGQNKETLANTLNNDIIILANKTKEQAELSTKQARLKQLEVDAMVNERKSELNQTEIQLKKEKLQLLESMRNKAQARGDEKIDEEKVKGLFGMTSEEYLAKHAPKKEEPAEEKLETVAEEASAMKKEKPTAAAATTAAAAAATTPKKPASAPRAAPAAASPKSEKKRKGSVFDKFFLGPRKAHMIEETRTNQKVAEEKAKMDSVSKPHLVSTTNEHAKPHAAATEEAPKKVDAPKPATEVKSSEAAEDEENKLEHTFSGFSQGSVADDKGTTSGAHSETKKDGYFKEVF encoded by the coding sequence ATGTCTCTGATATCTACCGTGGACGACCACACGCAGGACACTGCGAGTGTCGCCAGTGGTTCCAGTGCCACTAAGAAGAAGTACAACCCAAAGGTTTACCATGACGACAACCAGCCGCTGAGCAAGGAGGCGATGTACCGTGCGAAGCTGAAGTACGGCGTGTACAACTCACCTATCTCCGGGGGTGTTGGTGTCGGCGTTACTGACTACAAGGCCGCTACGAACAAGGCTGCGAATGTTGCGAACGATAACCAGACCACAGTGGAGGCGTACCGCCGGCTGTACGTCGACCAGGGCGCCGCCTCGGCGGCGCTGAAGGTCGGGACGGAGCCCGTGCGGGAGAAGCCCGACGTGCACGCGGAGAAGTTCAAGCAGAACCGCGCGCTGAACCTGAACTACACGTCTGCCGCTGCGAAGGCGCTGTCTGTCGGCACCGAGAAGCTGTTCACGGCGTCTGAGGAGGCGCGCCACGCGGGGCAGAAGACCTACAGTATTGTGTCGCAGGTCTCCGCCGCCAGCACCTCGCGCGCTATGGACATGTCTAAGGTGCTGAAGGGTGCCGAGCGCAAGGCCGAGTCCCGTCTGAAGGAGCGCAGTGAGCCCGAGCGCAAGGAGTACGTGAAGAGCTACTCGATGACCGCGGGTGCCGCCGCTGACTACGGTGCCGCCGGTGGTGCTGCGGGTGCTGCTGGCGCTGCTGGTGCGGCCTCGCGCAGCATCGACCTGAACTCCGATGTTATGGCGCGTGTGGCCAAGCGCTCTGAGCTGCCACCCAAGCAGGAGGGCCCTACCGAGAAGGAGAGGAACGCCGCCAAGTTTGCGCTGGGTGCTGCTACTGCGGTGAAGGACCTGGACCCCAAGAGCATGCTGCCTGAGGACTTCGCTGCGCGCGAGCAGCAGAGGCAGGAGTTTGTGAGACACATGACGTCCCAGAAGGTTCTGTCTATGGCGCGCGAGAAGGTTGACCGCGAGATGGCCTCCATTGACAAGCAGCAGGCTGAGCGTCGTCTGTACGACAACGACTCGTACAACCGTGCTGCGGTGGCCATTGCCCAGCAGAACTACCAGAACAAGCTGAATGCGCAATCCGAGAAGGCCGGCAAGATCAACATTGGTGGTGGTCTGTTCTTGACGCCACAGGAGGTCGACAACATTGCGCATGGCTTGATCTCGCCTGTGCTGGGTGAGGTCTCTGAGCGTGCAGAAGCTCAGCGTGCTGCCGACACTGAGATTGCCACGCGTATTGCCACTTACGAGAAGGACTTGTCCAACTGGAAGAACTTGCAACGCACCAAGCAGACTAACGACAAGAACGTTTTGGAAGTTAACAGCAAGCGTATTGCTCTGGAGAAGCAGGAGGCCAAAGATGCCGCTCAGAAGAAGTACGATGAGATGATCAAGAAGATGGACGAGACCGTTGCcgagaagaagaagcaattGGAAGCCGCAAAGCAGAGACTAGAGGACTTGCAAGAGGAGATGAACATGAAGCTCGGTATGCAAGACCAGAAAGTCGAGGAGGAGTTGCAAAAATGGGACGAGAACCGTGAAAAGGATATCGAGGCCGCTCGTTTGGAACAAGAAGAGCTAGTGAAGCCATTCCAGGACGAACTGGACGAGGCTGAGAAGCAACACGAGGAATTCCTGAAGGAGCGTGATGGCATCGATACCGAGATCACCGGTTTGCAAGAGGCCATTGAGGGtcacaagaagaagattgaaATCTACGAAGGTGATATCCGTGCTCATGACAATATGCATGTCGAAGAAGGTGGTAAACTGGAGAACTTGGGACAAAACAAGGAAACCTTGGCAAACACCTTGAACAACGACATCATTATTCTTGCCAATAAGACCAAAGAACAAGCTGAGTTGTCTACCAAGCAAGCCAGATTAAAGCAACTTGAAGTTGATGCCATGGTcaatgaaagaaagagtGAACTAAATCAAACAGAAattcaattgaagaaggagaagtTACAATTGCTAGAATCCATGAGAAACAAAGCCCAAGCCCGTGGTGATGAAAAGATCGACGAAGAGAAGGTCAAGGGATTGTTTGGTATGACATCTGAAGAATATTTGGCAAAGCATGCTCCAAAGAAGGAAGAGCCAGCGGAAGAAAAGTTGGAGACAGTCGCCGAGGAAGCTTCTGcaatgaagaaagagaagccAACTGCGGCTGCCGCCACTACTGCTGCCGCTGCCGCTGCCACTACACCAAAGAAGCCTGCATCTGCTCCTCGTGCCGCCCCTGCTGCTGCCTCTCCTAAATCTGAAAAGAAGCGTAAGGGCTCTGTTTTTGATAAGTTTTTCTTGGGACCAAGAAAGGCCCACATGattgaagaaacaagaacaaaCCAGAAGGTAGCTGAAGAAAAGGCCAAAATGGACTCAGTTAGTAAACCTCACTTGGTCTCTACGACAAACGAACATGCTAAGCCACACGCTGCTGCTACGGAGGAGGCTCCAAAGAAGGTCGATGCTCCAAAGCCTGCCACTGAGGTAAAGTCGTCTGAAGCTGCTGAAGATGAGGAAAATAAGCTTGAGCACACATTCAGTGGGTTTTCCCAAGGATCTGTAGCTGATGATAAGGGTACAACTAGTGGTGCTCATTCTGAAACCAAAAAGGATGGTTATTTCAAAGAAGTCTTTTGA
- the ORC6 gene encoding origin recognition complex subunit 6 (CAGL0L12958g~Ortholog(s) have DNA replication origin binding activity and role in DNA replication initiation, chromatin silencing at silent mating-type cassette, pre-replicative complex assembly involved in nuclear cell cycle DNA replication) — translation MSSRQVQQSLQDILGYTDREEVDWGKGYLKKLVTTTTTLYNTSASKIVLTPDEEVARCHICAVLAAERLAEKHMPDLKYYTDKIPLQPSRVNNLMGYFKQNLFNMSPVKDMSWTPSPMKRRTRSPVKNNDRFTAQDPQSLKKQLFGTPTKSTGSPSPFVVPQSPDKSNSNSPRKIRRKLAFEEDDDEADESVVPSNDSRSNSNNNLREDSETPSVIDSSSTAPVFGNVAITTPSKRVLDEDYKEDDESRESSVQTESSPRKRRLESPRKKNLLSLLEKRHVNISAADIIKICNTFELPKDVAFHVLEEYYARSSFLTYSWQLVAGLVINCVFIVFNERRRKDPRIDHLILTRMQKEMKSKDLSEVIDSTKMVKELLEGQQWYRELEVKYNYFDGASYNEVLAKKLGSMLQPNNILATEDQYKNWSRRIREDISIREL, via the coding sequence ATGTCGAGCAGGCAAGTTCAGCAGTCGTTGCAGGATATTCTGGGGTATACGGATCGAGAAGAGGTTGATTGGGGGAAAGGttacttgaagaagttggtTACTACGACTACCACGTTGTACAATACATCTGCGAGCAAGATAGTACTTACTCCAGATGAGGAAGTGGCTCGTTGTCACATATGTGCTGTTCTTGCAGCGGAGAGGTTAGCGGAGAAGCATATGCCTGATCTGAAATACTATACGGATAAGATACCCTTGCAACCCAGTAGGGTGAACAATCTTATGGGATACTTTAAGCAGAATTTGTTTAATATGTCCCCTGTAAAGGATATGAGTTGGACACCGAGTCCGATgaagagaagaacaagGTCACCTGTGAAGAATAACGATCGATTCACAGCGCAAGACCCACAATCGTTGAAGAAACAGCTGTTTGGTACACCTACAAAGAGCACGGGATCTCCATCACCGTTTGTAGTACCACAATCTCCGGATAAAAGTAATAGTAACAGTCCTCGGAAAATTAGAAGGAAATTGgcttttgaagaagatgacgatgaagCCGATGAGTCAGTAGTACCAAGCAATGACTCAAGGTCTAACTCAAACAATAACTTAAGAGAAGATTCTGAGACACCAAGCGTTATAGATAGCTCTTCAACAGCTCCTGTGTTTGGTAATGTCGCCATAACAACACCAAGTAAGAGGGTACTTGATGAAGATtataaagaagatgatgaatctCGTGAATCATCAGTGCAAACAGAATCCAGTCCAAGAAAGAGGCGATTAGAATCtccaagaaagaaaaatttattatcattGTTGGAAAAGAGGCACGTAAATATTTCTGCTGCAGATATTATTAAGATCTGCAACACATTCGAGTTACCAAAAGACGTTGCATTCCATGTCTTAGAAGAGTATTATGCAAGATCTTCTTTCCTTACCTACTCCTGGCAACTCGTTGCTGGTCTAGTCATAAATTGTGTATTTATAGTATTCAATGAGAGAAGGCGAAAGGACCCAAGGATAGATCATTTGATTCTGACAAGAAtgcaaaaagaaatgaagaGTAAAGACCTTAGTGAAGTCATAGACAGCACAAAAATGGTCAAAGAACTTCTCGAAGGTCAACAATGGTACCGTGAACTAGAAGTTAAATACAACTACTTTGATGGAGCTAGTTACAATGAAGTATTGGCAAAGAAGCTAGGATCTATGTTACAGCCTAACAACATCCTAGCGACTGAGGATCAATATAAGAATTGGTCAAGAAGAATAAGGGAGGATATTTCAATTCGTGAGCTATAG